A stretch of Aythya fuligula isolate bAytFul2 chromosome 1, bAytFul2.pri, whole genome shotgun sequence DNA encodes these proteins:
- the HPX gene encoding hemopexin produces the protein MGVPAAALCLAAALALGCARPLTHRKPDAPGGGHPHGAEPLGNDTDLSQLCGDKGGFDAAALTENGTMLFFRGTEVWETSPRGPLPHGHPLAASWLELEGPVDAALRIHRREHPEEHQSLYLFQGEQVWAYAGGQLRPGFPRRIGDEFPGVPGGLDAAVECHPEECGGETILFFKGDKVFSFDLASRMTKQHTWPGLGPCDAALRWLERYYCLQGTQFQRFDPVTGEVPPGYPRDLRDYFIPCPGRGHGHGNASWGDAGDRCSRLPFQAVISDDTGRIYAFRGGLMFRLDSWRDGWHAWPQGHSWPGLQGDVDAAFAWDGRTYLIQGSQVSIYLSGQGHRQVEGYPKALQDELGVPVADAAFTCPGSAELYVIAGDRMRRVDLTQTPRHAGELLQLPHDGVDGAMCTADGIFLFRGDRYYQYRSLDELLGARQPAPHKSIAVDLFHCPQ, from the exons ATGGGGGTCCCCGCCGCTGCCCTCTGCCTGGCCGCCGCCCTGGCCCTGGGGTGCGCCCGACCCCT gacCCACCGCAAACCCGATGCGCCTGGAGGAGGGCACCCCCACGGGGCCGAGCCCCTCGGCAACGACACTG acCTGTCCCAGCTCTGCGGGGACAAGGGTGGCTTTGACGCCGCGGCGCTGACCGAGAACGGCACCATGCTCTTCTTCAGAG GCACGGAGGTCTGGGAGACCTCACCGCGGGGACCCCTGCCCCACGGCCACCCCCTGGCTGCgtcctggctggagctggagggcCCCGTGGACGCGGCGCTGCGCATCCATCGCCGCGAGCACCCTGAGGAGCACCAGAGCCTCTACCTCTTCCAG GGCGAGCAGGTCTGGGCCTACGCTGGGGGGCAGCTGCGCCCTGGCTTCCCCCGGCGCATTGGGGACGAGTTcccgggggtccccgggggcCTGGACGCCGCTGTGGAGTGTCATCCCGAGGAGTGTGGCGGGGAGACCATCCTCTTCTTCAAGG GGGACAAGGTGTTCTCCTTCGACCTGGCATCACGGATGACAAAGCAGCACACGTGGCCGGGGCTCGGGCCCTGCGACGCGGCGCTGCGCTGGCTGGAGCGCTACTACTGTCTGCAGGGGACCCAATTCCAGCGCTTCGACCCCGTCACTGGCGAGGTGCCCCCCGGGTACCCCCGTGACCTACGCGACTACTTCATACCCTGCCCAGGACGAG GCCATGGTCATGGGAACGCCTCCTGGGGGGACGCCGGTGACCGCTGCAGCAGGTTGCCTTTCCAGGCCGTCATCTCCGATGACACCGGCCGCATCTACGCCTTCCGCG GCGGGCTGATGTTCCGGCTGGACTCGTGGCGGGACGGGTGGCACGCCTGGCCCCAGGGACACAGctggccagggctgcagggcgACGTGGATGCTGCCTTCGCCTGGGATGGACGCACGTACCTGATTCAG GGCTCCCAGGTCTCCATCTACCTCTCTGGCCAGGGCCACCGCCAGGTGGAGGGGTACCcgaaggctctgcaggatgaGCTGGGTGTCCCCGTTGCAGATGCTGCCTTCACCTGCCCTGGCTCCGCAGAGCTCTACGTCATCGCAG GGGACCGCATGCGGCGCGTGGACCTGACACAGACGCCGCGACACGCGGGCGAGCTGCTGCAACTGCCCCACGACGGTGTGGACGGCGCCATGTGCACTGCTGATGGCATCTTCCTCTTCCGCGGGGACAGATACTACCAGTACCGCAGCTTGGACGAGCTGCTGGGGGCGCGCCAGCCTGCCCCCCACAAGAGCATTGCCGTCGACCTCTTCCACTGCCCGCAGTGA